One window from the genome of Aquabacterium sp. A3 encodes:
- a CDS encoding pilus assembly protein PilP has product MSTRIVLSSALVLMAAASLTACSGPEDELQSWMNQQRQQVRPNVQPLSAPMTFTPEPYSGMEGTEPFSPRKLTGALKQEAAQPNSLVASELNRRKEPLEAFPLDSMSMVGSVNRRGVPHALLKVDNLLYQVKVGEYIGQNYGKIMKITETDIELREIVQDAAGEWIERTATLQLQETR; this is encoded by the coding sequence ATGAGCACACGCATCGTTTTGAGCTCTGCCCTGGTGCTGATGGCGGCCGCATCGCTGACCGCATGCAGCGGACCGGAAGACGAGCTGCAATCGTGGATGAATCAGCAGCGGCAGCAAGTGCGGCCCAATGTGCAGCCCTTGTCGGCGCCCATGACCTTCACGCCAGAGCCTTATTCGGGCATGGAGGGCACCGAGCCCTTCAGCCCACGCAAGCTCACGGGCGCCCTCAAGCAAGAGGCCGCACAGCCGAATTCACTGGTGGCGTCTGAGTTGAACCGCCGCAAGGAGCCTCTGGAGGCCTTCCCCCTGGACAGCATGTCCATGGTGGGCAGCGTGAACCGGCGAGGTGTGCCTCACGCCCTCCTGAAGGTGGACAACCTGCTCTACCAGGTCAAGGTGGGTGAGTACATCGGCCAGAACTACGGGAAGATCATGAAGATCACCGAGACCGACATCGAATTGAGAGAGATCGTGCAGGACGCCGCAGGCGAGTGGATTGAACGCACCGCCACCCTGCAATTGCAGGAGACACGGTAA
- a CDS encoding porin: MQKTVLTQAVAVALATLGAGAAFAQSSLTLYGNADVSVDHVKGTAGTALVPALGAATEKLFNKGGVTRVSPSATSQTSYGIKGTEDLGGGYKASFVLEGQLSHDTGALSQDGRFFGRQSYVGLTTPFGEVRLGRQYAPIFYSTAFITGERFGATDLFIEGGATNNLMVRQDNQVSYWLKAGGLTASVAYSPNAGSYRTVTFARGGNANSTTGGILGAAGAGSESAENDTGESVGLFANYAFSPALNATFGYHQNKFDGAGFAVLTNPSSFTLDDYTAYNLGVKYIVPTSNIMLSATYGTGKYDMEDGNGSLKLQFAAAGIRVPVDAWTISAQVSQVKFKNFTEGKDTGFGLGLEYALSKRTVLYTRWVQIKDDEGTAADAGLGVPVVGGPDVISFATGFRETPIFAGAGINPGGKTTYIGAGVRHTF; encoded by the coding sequence ATGCAAAAGACCGTCCTGACCCAAGCCGTCGCGGTGGCCCTGGCCACCCTCGGTGCGGGCGCTGCATTCGCTCAATCCAGTCTCACGCTGTACGGCAACGCCGATGTGAGCGTGGACCATGTCAAAGGCACTGCCGGCACGGCATTGGTTCCTGCCCTGGGTGCTGCAACTGAAAAGCTGTTCAACAAAGGTGGCGTGACTCGAGTCTCCCCGAGCGCGACATCTCAAACGTCTTATGGCATCAAGGGCACCGAAGACCTCGGCGGTGGCTACAAAGCTTCGTTTGTCCTGGAGGGGCAACTCTCGCACGACACTGGCGCCTTGTCCCAGGATGGCCGATTCTTTGGTCGTCAGAGCTACGTCGGCCTGACCACGCCGTTTGGTGAAGTGCGACTGGGTCGCCAGTACGCTCCGATCTTCTACTCCACCGCATTCATCACCGGTGAACGTTTTGGTGCCACAGACCTGTTCATTGAGGGCGGTGCCACCAACAACCTGATGGTCCGTCAGGACAATCAGGTGAGCTATTGGCTCAAAGCTGGCGGCTTGACCGCGTCTGTCGCTTACTCGCCCAATGCGGGCTCATACCGCACCGTCACCTTTGCTCGCGGTGGTAACGCCAACTCCACCACCGGTGGCATTCTGGGCGCTGCAGGCGCCGGTTCCGAGTCGGCCGAGAATGACACTGGCGAGTCGGTGGGTCTGTTTGCCAACTATGCATTCAGCCCCGCTTTGAATGCCACGTTCGGCTATCACCAGAACAAGTTTGATGGTGCTGGCTTTGCTGTGTTGACCAATCCTTCGTCCTTCACGCTGGATGACTACACCGCCTACAACCTCGGTGTGAAGTACATCGTGCCAACCAGCAACATCATGCTGAGCGCCACTTATGGCACGGGCAAGTACGACATGGAAGATGGCAACGGCAGTCTCAAACTGCAATTCGCCGCCGCTGGCATCCGGGTGCCTGTGGATGCCTGGACCATTTCGGCGCAAGTGTCTCAGGTGAAGTTCAAGAACTTCACCGAAGGTAAGGACACAGGGTTTGGCCTGGGTCTGGAGTACGCATTGTCCAAGCGCACCGTGTTGTACACCCGTTGGGTGCAGATCAAGGACGACGAAGGCACGGCGGCCGATGCCGGTCTTGGGGTGCCCGTGGTTGGTGGTCCTGACGTGATTTCGTTTGCCACCGGCTTCCGCGAAACCCCGATCTTTGCCGGCGCGGGCATCAACCCCGGCGGCAAGACTACCTACATCGGCGCCGGCGTCCGCCACACGTTCTGA
- a CDS encoding PilN domain-containing protein: MILINLLPHREEKRRLRKQAFFAGLGLSAAAGLAMVVLWYGVQMQMISSQQARNGVLKDAIAKLDVEIRDVATLKGEIEALKARQRAVENLQSDRNAPVHLLNELVAQTPEGIYLTSVRHSGQNVLVTGLAQSNERVSEFLRNTNGPSPWFERPELVEIKASGRPGARDAGNAQRLFEFSMRLSLKRPQESLPEVEQGKPAAKRAAKG; encoded by the coding sequence ATGATTCTCATCAACCTACTGCCTCACCGCGAAGAAAAGCGCCGTTTGCGCAAGCAGGCGTTTTTCGCCGGCCTGGGGCTGTCTGCTGCTGCAGGCCTCGCGATGGTGGTGCTCTGGTACGGCGTGCAGATGCAGATGATCAGCAGCCAGCAGGCCCGCAACGGCGTCCTCAAGGACGCCATCGCCAAGCTGGACGTTGAAATCCGTGACGTGGCCACCCTCAAGGGCGAGATCGAGGCCTTGAAGGCCCGCCAGCGCGCCGTTGAAAACCTGCAGAGCGACCGCAATGCGCCCGTCCACCTGCTCAATGAGCTGGTGGCTCAGACGCCCGAAGGCATTTACCTCACCAGTGTTCGTCACTCCGGCCAGAATGTGCTGGTCACCGGCCTGGCCCAGAGCAATGAGCGGGTGTCCGAGTTCTTGCGCAACACCAATGGGCCATCGCCCTGGTTCGAGCGCCCCGAACTGGTCGAGATCAAGGCCTCTGGGCGCCCTGGCGCACGCGATGCGGGCAATGCCCAGCGTCTGTTCGAGTTCTCCATGCGCCTGTCGCTGAAGCGGCCCCAGGAATCCCTTCCTGAGGTCGAGCAAGGCAAGCCCGCCGCCAAGCGCGCTGCAAAGGGGTGA
- a CDS encoding type IV pilus inner membrane component PilO has translation MAKMNANVDLNAFFQDAQDQFRGLNVNEPGQWPLLPKLAAFLATGAVVVLLGWLGLLSGQREELQRERDREPALKQDYQNKVAQAVNLDALRKQRIQVEEYVKQMEKQLPGKAEMDALLSDINQAGLGRGLDFELFRPGQVVVKDYYAELPIAIRVTGAYHDIGAFTADVANLSRIVTLHDVVIGNVSGKDGGGGKLYMEAKARTYRYLDPAEMQANRDQQKKKKAGGKKK, from the coding sequence ATGGCCAAGATGAATGCCAATGTCGACCTGAACGCGTTCTTCCAGGACGCGCAGGATCAGTTCCGTGGCCTGAACGTCAACGAGCCCGGTCAGTGGCCGCTGCTGCCCAAGCTCGCGGCGTTTCTGGCAACGGGGGCCGTGGTGGTGCTGTTGGGCTGGCTGGGCTTGCTGTCCGGGCAGCGGGAAGAGTTGCAGCGAGAGCGCGACCGCGAACCTGCCCTGAAGCAGGATTACCAGAACAAGGTGGCTCAGGCGGTCAACCTGGACGCGTTGCGCAAGCAGCGCATCCAGGTAGAGGAGTACGTCAAGCAGATGGAAAAGCAGCTGCCGGGCAAGGCTGAGATGGATGCGCTCTTGTCAGACATCAACCAGGCGGGCCTGGGGCGCGGCCTCGATTTCGAGCTGTTCCGCCCGGGGCAGGTGGTCGTCAAGGACTACTACGCCGAGCTGCCCATCGCCATCCGCGTGACCGGCGCCTACCATGACATTGGCGCATTCACCGCCGACGTGGCCAACCTCTCGCGCATCGTGACCCTGCACGACGTGGTGATCGGCAACGTGTCCGGCAAGGACGGCGGTGGCGGCAAGCTGTACATGGAGGCCAAGGCCCGAACGTACCGCTACCTCGATCCCGCTGAAATGCAGGCCAATCGCGATCAGCAGAAGAAGAAAAAGGCGGGGGGCAAGAAGAAATGA
- a CDS encoding penicillin-binding protein 1A has translation MTSPETSQGASGATSALRRLRAAWWWRLLLRPVLAVVALGMAGVLAGAMLVGIGLSIAYPQLPPLNSLSAYRPVQPLRVFSADGVLIGEFGEEKRHFVRIHQIPKIMRNAVLAVEDARFYEHHGVDYIGVLRAGLANFGEARSQGASTITMQVARNFYLPTEKTFTRKIYEILLALKIESQLSKDQILELYMNHIFLGQRAYGFAAASEIYFGKPLQNISIAEAAMLAGLPKAPSAYNPIRNPQRATIRQKYILDRMVENGFITPQERDEAKAQPLTYRRKTSVPEEARYVAESVRQLMHDRYGADAYTRGLNVTTSVPLADQVAAYNALRKGLLAFDRRQAWRGPEGHLNLPADARQWDTAIAEALEEHPASGEIQAAVVLEADPKKLKVALQSGEHLTLTGEALRALGNALTDKANPKTQVRAGAIIRVMPGDKANWSVVQMPAVEGALVSLNPDTGMITAMVGGFEFDRAQFNRVTQAWRQPGSSFKPFIYSAALEKGFTPSSLINDAPLFFPGSATGSTPWEPKNYDGKFEGPMTMRRALAKSKNLISIRLLHSIGPEYGQEWISRFGFEPERHPAYLTMALGAGTVTPLQLATGYAVFANGGYRLNPELIVKITDSAGRVLAERREQTKDERMRVIDARNAYITSSLLQEVTRSGTAARAQALLKRPDVYGKTGTTNDSMDAWFAGYSDHQVAVVWIGYDKPRKLGDRETGGGLSLPVWIDYMREALKGAPVQEMTPPEGVVNIDGEWYYEEYTPATGVRELVLPEDLPEEGMEPSTEEEKQNILDLFKGAAQPASEAQRAASLLGGTPR, from the coding sequence ATGACCTCCCCCGAGACCTCCCAAGGCGCTTCTGGCGCCACAAGCGCCCTCCGGCGCCTGCGCGCCGCCTGGTGGTGGCGCCTCTTGTTGCGCCCTGTGCTGGCCGTCGTGGCCCTTGGCATGGCGGGTGTGCTGGCTGGCGCCATGCTGGTGGGCATTGGCCTGAGCATCGCCTACCCCCAACTGCCGCCCCTGAACAGCCTCAGCGCCTACCGTCCGGTGCAGCCGCTGCGCGTGTTCTCGGCCGATGGCGTGCTGATTGGCGAATTTGGCGAAGAAAAACGCCACTTTGTGCGCATCCATCAGATCCCGAAGATCATGCGCAACGCCGTGCTGGCGGTCGAAGACGCACGCTTTTACGAACACCATGGCGTCGACTACATCGGCGTGCTTCGTGCCGGGCTGGCCAACTTCGGAGAAGCGCGTAGCCAGGGCGCATCGACCATCACCATGCAGGTGGCCCGTAACTTCTACCTGCCCACCGAAAAGACCTTCACCCGCAAGATCTACGAGATTTTGCTGGCCCTGAAGATCGAGAGCCAGCTGAGCAAGGATCAGATCCTCGAGCTCTACATGAACCACATCTTCCTGGGGCAACGCGCCTACGGCTTTGCGGCGGCCAGCGAGATCTACTTTGGCAAACCGCTTCAGAACATCAGCATCGCCGAGGCGGCCATGCTGGCCGGCCTGCCCAAGGCACCCTCGGCCTACAACCCGATCCGCAACCCGCAGCGCGCCACCATCCGCCAGAAGTACATCCTGGATCGGATGGTCGAAAACGGCTTCATCACCCCTCAGGAGCGCGACGAAGCCAAGGCGCAGCCCCTCACCTACCGGCGCAAGACCAGCGTGCCGGAAGAGGCTCGTTATGTGGCTGAATCGGTCCGGCAGCTGATGCATGACCGTTATGGCGCAGACGCCTACACACGCGGACTGAACGTGACCACCTCGGTGCCGCTGGCCGACCAGGTGGCGGCGTACAACGCGCTGCGCAAGGGGCTGCTGGCCTTTGACAGGCGGCAAGCCTGGCGGGGTCCTGAAGGACATCTGAACCTGCCGGCAGATGCGCGGCAATGGGACACGGCGATCGCCGAGGCGCTGGAGGAGCATCCTGCCAGTGGCGAGATCCAGGCCGCCGTGGTGCTGGAAGCCGACCCTAAAAAACTGAAGGTGGCACTGCAGTCGGGCGAACACCTGACCCTGACGGGCGAGGCCCTGCGCGCGCTGGGCAATGCCCTGACCGACAAGGCCAACCCCAAAACCCAGGTGCGCGCAGGCGCCATCATCCGGGTCATGCCGGGCGACAAAGCCAACTGGTCGGTGGTGCAAATGCCGGCGGTCGAAGGGGCGCTGGTGTCGCTCAACCCTGACACGGGCATGATCACTGCCATGGTGGGTGGCTTCGAGTTTGACCGCGCGCAGTTCAACCGGGTGACGCAAGCCTGGCGTCAGCCGGGGTCCAGCTTCAAGCCCTTCATCTACTCGGCAGCGCTGGAGAAGGGCTTCACGCCTTCCAGCCTGATCAACGACGCCCCTTTGTTTTTCCCTGGCAGCGCCACGGGAAGCACGCCCTGGGAGCCAAAGAACTACGATGGCAAGTTCGAAGGCCCCATGACCATGCGTCGGGCACTGGCGAAGTCCAAGAACCTGATCTCCATCCGCCTGCTGCACTCGATCGGCCCGGAGTACGGCCAGGAATGGATCAGCCGCTTCGGCTTCGAACCCGAGCGACACCCCGCTTACCTGACCATGGCCTTGGGTGCGGGCACGGTCACGCCGCTGCAACTGGCCACGGGCTATGCGGTATTTGCCAACGGTGGCTATCGTTTGAACCCCGAGCTGATCGTGAAGATCACCGACAGCGCCGGACGGGTGCTGGCCGAACGCCGTGAGCAAACCAAGGATGAGCGCATGCGCGTGATCGATGCGCGCAATGCCTACATCACCAGCAGCTTGCTGCAGGAGGTCACCCGCTCGGGCACCGCTGCACGCGCGCAGGCCTTGCTGAAACGTCCCGATGTGTACGGCAAGACGGGGACCACCAACGATTCAATGGACGCCTGGTTTGCCGGCTACTCGGACCACCAGGTGGCCGTCGTGTGGATCGGCTACGACAAGCCCAGAAAACTGGGAGACCGCGAAACCGGCGGCGGCCTGTCGCTGCCCGTGTGGATTGACTACATGCGCGAAGCACTCAAGGGGGCGCCAGTGCAAGAGATGACCCCACCGGAGGGCGTGGTCAACATCGACGGCGAGTGGTACTACGAAGAGTACACGCCCGCCACAGGCGTGCGCGAACTGGTGTTGCCAGAAGATTTGCCCGAAGAAGGCATGGAGCCCAGCACCGAGGAAGAAAAACAGAACATCCTCGACCTGTTCAAGGGCGCAGCACAGCCCGCCTCAGAAGCTCAGCGGGCAGCCAGCCTGCTCGGTGGCACACCTCGATAA
- a CDS encoding pilus assembly protein PilM, protein MIGLDISSSGVKLVELSQAASGEYMLERFASESFEKGWIADGQIEKFDEVAEAVRKVVTKSGTRTKHVAMAMPQSAVITKKIMLPAGLREEEMEMQVEAEANQYIPFSLDEVSLDFCVIGPSPTSAGDVEVMIAASRKDRVQDRQGLAEAAGLKPAVLDIESYASRLAMQRLTDALPGQGKDALVALFEIGAENTSLKVLRDNELLYDRDQAFGGAQLTQLISRQYGFSFEEAEQKKLSGDLPEDYQSSLLSPFVDSLSQEIGRALQYFFTSTPHHKVHYVMLAGGTAALPGLKDRVTELTGFASMVVNPFDGMKLGSAVRESKLRREAPSYLTACGLAMRRFLA, encoded by the coding sequence ATGATCGGTTTGGACATCAGTTCGTCCGGCGTCAAGCTGGTCGAGTTGAGTCAGGCGGCGTCCGGCGAGTACATGCTGGAGCGGTTCGCGTCCGAATCGTTTGAAAAAGGGTGGATCGCCGATGGCCAGATCGAGAAGTTCGATGAGGTCGCCGAGGCGGTGCGCAAGGTCGTGACCAAGAGCGGCACACGCACCAAGCACGTGGCGATGGCCATGCCCCAGTCGGCCGTGATCACCAAAAAGATCATGCTGCCGGCCGGCTTGCGCGAAGAAGAAATGGAAATGCAGGTTGAGGCTGAAGCCAACCAGTACATCCCTTTCAGTCTGGACGAAGTGAGTCTGGACTTCTGCGTCATCGGCCCCAGCCCCACGTCCGCTGGCGATGTCGAGGTGATGATCGCCGCGTCGCGCAAAGACCGGGTTCAGGACCGTCAAGGGCTGGCCGAGGCCGCCGGGCTGAAGCCGGCTGTGCTGGACATCGAGTCGTATGCTTCGCGTCTGGCCATGCAGCGCCTCACCGATGCGCTGCCAGGGCAAGGCAAGGATGCCTTGGTCGCCTTGTTCGAGATCGGTGCGGAAAACACCAGCCTGAAGGTGCTGCGAGACAATGAGTTGCTGTACGACCGCGATCAGGCCTTTGGTGGCGCGCAACTGACGCAACTGATCTCGCGTCAGTATGGGTTCTCGTTCGAAGAGGCCGAGCAAAAGAAGCTCTCCGGTGACCTGCCTGAGGACTATCAAAGTTCACTGCTGTCACCCTTCGTCGACAGCCTGTCCCAAGAGATTGGCCGAGCCTTGCAGTATTTCTTCACCAGCACGCCGCATCACAAGGTGCACTACGTGATGCTGGCAGGGGGCACAGCCGCCTTGCCCGGGCTGAAAGACCGCGTCACGGAGTTGACCGGGTTTGCCTCCATGGTGGTCAACCCCTTCGATGGCATGAAGCTGGGCTCTGCAGTGCGTGAGAGCAAGCTGCGTCGAGAGGCCCCGTCCTACCTCACGGCCTGTGGCCTCGCGATGCGGAGGTTCCTGGCATGA
- the lysA gene encoding diaminopimelate decarboxylase encodes MNLPGSPFLAVQDGRLCLDGHDLTQLAHQHATPLYVYSRQAMLSALAPYQRALVGRAHLVCYAVKANSNLAVLQTFAQAGCGFDIVSAGELARVLAAGGDAAKVVFSGVGKSRAEMAQALQAGVRCFNVESTAELEVLSDVAAGLGLRAPVSLRVNPDVDAGTHPYISTGLKGNKFGVAHEQALASYRRAASLPGIRVVGIDCHIGSQITEVAPYLDALDRVLDLVEAIEAEGITLHHMDLGGGLGITYTDETPPAADALIAALLARIDARGHGHRELLFEPGRSLVGNAGVLLTEVMYLKRGEHKNFCIVDAAMNDLMRPALYEAYMGIVNTQGTDEPTDTWDVVGPVCESGDWLGRDRSLAVKPGDVLAVLSAGAYGMTMASNYNTRGRAAEVMVDGAQVSVVRERERVEDLFKMERLMG; translated from the coding sequence ATGAACCTGCCCGGCTCACCTTTTCTGGCCGTCCAAGACGGTCGCCTGTGCCTGGATGGCCACGACCTGACTCAACTGGCTCACCAGCATGCAACGCCCTTGTACGTTTATTCGCGCCAGGCCATGTTGAGCGCCCTGGCGCCCTACCAGCGCGCCCTGGTCGGGCGGGCTCACCTGGTGTGTTATGCCGTGAAGGCCAACTCGAACCTGGCGGTGCTGCAAACCTTTGCCCAGGCGGGTTGCGGTTTCGACATCGTGTCTGCCGGTGAACTGGCCCGTGTGCTGGCCGCAGGCGGCGATGCCGCCAAGGTGGTGTTCTCGGGTGTGGGCAAGAGTCGGGCCGAAATGGCCCAAGCCCTGCAAGCCGGCGTGCGCTGCTTCAACGTCGAAAGCACGGCCGAACTGGAAGTGCTGTCCGACGTGGCGGCCGGCCTGGGCCTCCGGGCCCCGGTGAGCCTGCGCGTCAACCCCGATGTGGACGCCGGCACCCACCCCTACATCTCCACCGGGTTGAAAGGCAACAAGTTTGGGGTGGCCCACGAACAGGCCCTGGCCAGCTACCGACGGGCCGCCAGCCTGCCGGGCATCCGGGTGGTGGGCATCGACTGCCACATTGGCTCGCAGATCACCGAGGTGGCGCCCTACCTGGACGCCCTGGACCGGGTGCTTGACCTGGTCGAAGCCATCGAGGCCGAAGGCATCACCCTGCACCACATGGACCTGGGTGGCGGGCTGGGAATCACCTACACCGACGAAACACCGCCAGCGGCAGATGCCCTGATCGCCGCGCTGCTGGCCCGCATCGACGCGCGCGGACATGGCCATCGCGAACTGCTGTTTGAGCCGGGGCGCTCGCTGGTGGGCAACGCCGGCGTGCTGCTGACGGAGGTGATGTACCTGAAGCGTGGCGAACACAAGAACTTCTGCATCGTCGATGCCGCGATGAACGACCTGATGCGCCCTGCCCTGTACGAAGCCTACATGGGCATCGTCAACACGCAAGGCACCGATGAACCCACGGACACCTGGGACGTGGTGGGCCCGGTGTGCGAATCTGGCGACTGGCTGGGCCGTGATCGATCTCTGGCGGTCAAGCCCGGCGATGTGCTGGCGGTGCTGTCGGCCGGCGCCTACGGCATGACCATGGCCAGCAACTACAACACCCGAGGCCGCGCGGCCGAAGTGATGGTGGACGGCGCCCAGGTGAGTGTGGTGCGCGAGCGTGAGCGGGTGGAAGACCTGTTCAAGATGGAGCGGTTGATGGGTTGA
- the cyaY gene encoding iron donor protein CyaY, giving the protein MSAAATSTGLSDAQYDEAVRSMLAHLERTADTWLQDDIIDIDTARTGQMLTMTLPNRSQLIVNAQPPLHELWLAARQGGFHFRLTPEGHWVDTRSGEHFLAVLSRCATEQAGCPLSF; this is encoded by the coding sequence ATGTCCGCCGCAGCCACCTCTACAGGCTTGTCCGATGCGCAATACGATGAGGCGGTCCGCTCCATGTTGGCGCACCTGGAGCGCACCGCCGACACCTGGTTGCAAGACGACATCATCGACATCGATACCGCCCGGACGGGCCAGATGCTCACGATGACCCTGCCCAATCGCAGTCAGTTGATTGTCAACGCGCAGCCGCCTTTGCACGAGCTGTGGCTGGCAGCCCGGCAAGGTGGCTTTCATTTTCGACTCACACCCGAGGGCCACTGGGTAGACACCCGCTCGGGAGAGCACTTCCTCGCGGTCTTATCGAGGTGTGCCACCGAGCAGGCTGGCTGCCCGCTGAGCTTCTGA
- the pilQ gene encoding type IV pilus secretin PilQ, producing the protein MTHRTNWLAGRGWRLSMAAASLALVSPLTWAASAIQAITSTQQAGSDVIRVELSEPLASLPAGFVVQAPPRVAIDLPGVTNGLARNVVEINQGNVRSVNVAQAGERTRLVLNLRQPTTYRAQVQGKTLLLMLDPSASAAPEPAPAVQASAEAAPVAEATPVKDSAVHFADNHNAMPLALKDIDFRRGTDGAGRVLVELPNNQVGVDIRQQGKSLVVEFTGANLPERLRRKFDVADFGTPVQDMTATQLGDRIRLNVTPTGDWEHSAYQSDNQFVLEVRPRKVDPNKLTQGPGYAGEKLSLNFQNIEVRALLQVIADFTNFNVVTSDTVTGNVTLRLKDVPWDQALDIILQAKGLGVRKSGNVLWIAPKDEINAKEKMDLEAQAQIAALEPLRTQSFQLNYTKAEEIAKGLTGRNTSGGGGNNNSTRILSPRGSVIFETRTNQLFVSDIPSKLEEIQQMISKIDVPARQVLIEARIVEADDSFGKTLGVRLGTSNRTAVATSGRLNLGLSGSYSGVAAQTGQGLTGAAATVANSYFVNLPANGLNGFSAATMGVSLFSSSVNHALNLEISALEADGRGKIVSSPRVITADQVQALIEQGTELPYQVATSSGATSIAFRKANLKLEVTPQITPEGNIILDVDVNKDSVGQITTAGFAIDTKHVKTQVLVENGGTVVIGGIFQQQESVTQQKVPLLGDIPGVGVLFRNQERSSRRSELLIFLTPKVVSDRSGLR; encoded by the coding sequence ATGACCCATCGTACAAACTGGCTTGCCGGTCGTGGCTGGCGCCTTTCGATGGCGGCGGCTTCGCTGGCCCTGGTCTCGCCCCTGACCTGGGCAGCCTCGGCCATTCAGGCCATCACCAGCACGCAGCAAGCCGGCTCGGACGTGATCCGGGTTGAGCTGTCCGAACCCCTGGCATCGTTGCCCGCCGGCTTCGTGGTGCAAGCGCCCCCCCGGGTGGCCATTGACCTGCCGGGGGTGACCAACGGCCTGGCGCGCAATGTGGTCGAGATCAATCAGGGCAATGTGCGTTCGGTGAACGTGGCCCAGGCCGGCGAGCGCACGCGCTTGGTCCTCAACCTGCGCCAGCCCACGACCTACCGGGCACAGGTGCAGGGCAAGACCTTGCTGCTGATGCTGGACCCGTCGGCATCGGCGGCGCCTGAGCCTGCGCCGGCGGTGCAGGCCTCTGCCGAGGCCGCACCGGTGGCCGAGGCCACGCCGGTCAAGGACAGTGCGGTTCACTTTGCCGACAACCACAACGCCATGCCGCTGGCCTTGAAGGACATCGATTTCCGTCGTGGCACGGACGGCGCTGGTCGCGTGCTGGTGGAGTTGCCCAACAACCAGGTGGGTGTGGACATCCGCCAGCAAGGCAAGAGCCTGGTGGTGGAGTTCACGGGCGCCAACCTGCCTGAGCGACTGCGTCGCAAGTTCGATGTGGCCGATTTCGGCACCCCGGTGCAGGACATGACCGCCACGCAACTGGGTGATCGCATCCGCCTGAACGTCACGCCCACCGGCGACTGGGAGCACTCTGCTTACCAGAGCGACAACCAGTTTGTCCTGGAGGTGCGTCCCCGCAAGGTGGACCCCAACAAGCTGACGCAGGGGCCGGGTTATGCGGGCGAAAAGCTCTCGCTGAACTTCCAGAACATCGAAGTTCGTGCCCTGCTGCAGGTGATCGCCGATTTCACCAACTTCAACGTGGTGACCAGCGATACCGTGACAGGCAATGTCACCTTGCGCCTGAAAGACGTGCCATGGGACCAGGCGCTGGACATCATCCTGCAGGCCAAGGGCCTGGGGGTGCGCAAGTCGGGTAATGTGCTGTGGATCGCCCCCAAGGACGAGATCAACGCCAAGGAAAAGATGGACCTGGAGGCCCAGGCTCAGATCGCCGCGCTGGAGCCCCTGCGCACCCAGTCGTTCCAGCTGAACTACACCAAGGCCGAAGAGATCGCCAAGGGCCTGACGGGCAGAAATACGTCGGGCGGCGGTGGCAACAACAACAGCACCCGCATCCTGTCGCCCCGTGGTAGTGTGATTTTCGAAACGCGCACCAATCAGCTGTTCGTCAGCGACATCCCCAGCAAGCTGGAAGAAATCCAGCAGATGATCAGCAAGATCGACGTGCCGGCCCGCCAGGTGCTGATCGAGGCGCGCATCGTCGAGGCCGATGACTCGTTTGGCAAGACCCTGGGGGTTCGTTTGGGCACCTCCAACCGCACGGCGGTGGCCACGTCTGGCCGACTCAACCTGGGCCTGTCTGGCAGCTACTCTGGTGTGGCGGCCCAAACGGGCCAGGGTCTGACCGGGGCAGCCGCCACGGTGGCCAACAGCTACTTCGTGAACCTGCCGGCCAACGGCCTCAACGGGTTTTCGGCCGCCACGATGGGCGTGTCGCTCTTCTCGTCCAGCGTCAACCACGCGCTGAACCTGGAGATCTCGGCCCTGGAAGCCGATGGCCGGGGCAAGATCGTCTCCAGCCCACGGGTCATCACCGCAGACCAGGTCCAGGCCTTGATCGAGCAGGGTACCGAGTTGCCGTACCAGGTGGCCACCTCCAGTGGTGCGACGTCCATTGCGTTCCGCAAGGCCAATCTGAAGCTGGAAGTCACGCCGCAGATCACCCCCGAGGGCAACATCATCCTGGATGTGGACGTGAACAAGGACAGCGTCGGGCAGATCACCACCGCGGGTTTCGCCATCGACACGAAGCACGTGAAGACCCAGGTGCTGGTTGAAAACGGTGGCACCGTGGTGATCGGTGGCATCTTCCAGCAGCAGGAATCCGTGACACAGCAAAAAGTGCCGCTGCTGGGCGACATCCCGGGTGTGGGCGTTCTGTTCCGCAACCAGGAGCGCAGCAGCCGTCGCTCCGAGCTCCTGATCTTCCTCACGCCCAAGGTGGTGTCTGACCGTTCTGGCCTGCGCTGA
- the lptM gene encoding LPS translocon maturation chaperone LptM encodes MGTAAALAVGLTTLSACGLKGPLYLPGPESAPAATPSAPAASAPLPQPSTAP; translated from the coding sequence ATGGGCACCGCTGCCGCCCTGGCCGTGGGCCTGACAACCCTGTCGGCATGTGGGCTCAAAGGCCCCCTGTACCTTCCAGGCCCCGAATCGGCCCCTGCGGCGACACCAAGTGCCCCGGCTGCCTCTGCCCCCCTACCCCAACCCAGTACCGCCCCATGA